Proteins encoded by one window of Chromobacterium violaceum ATCC 12472:
- a CDS encoding efflux RND transporter periplasmic adaptor subunit: MNNRIRKAGSVLLTLATVAVAIVVVRHIWIYYTDAPWTRDGHIAADVVQVAPDVSGLITEVKVSDNQLVKKGQVLFVVDRAHYELALRQAEAALAAQRATLAQARREAARNHSLTDLVAAEAREEGDAKVQLGEATLAAAEAAVGLARLNLERTTIKSPVDGYLNDRTPRAGDYAASGRAVLSIVDSHSFHVDGYFEETKLGGVELNQPVDIRIMGESRKLRGHVQSIAAGIENRDRSNGASLLPNVNPTFNWVRLAQRIPVRIALDEVPANFRLIAGRTATVSVRQGGRS; encoded by the coding sequence ATGAACAACCGCATTCGCAAAGCCGGGTCCGTGCTGCTGACCCTGGCCACCGTCGCCGTCGCCATCGTGGTGGTGCGGCATATCTGGATCTACTACACCGACGCGCCATGGACCCGCGACGGCCATATCGCCGCCGACGTGGTGCAGGTGGCGCCGGACGTGTCCGGGCTGATCACCGAAGTGAAAGTCTCGGACAACCAGCTGGTCAAGAAAGGCCAGGTGTTGTTCGTGGTGGACCGCGCGCATTACGAACTGGCGCTGCGCCAGGCCGAAGCCGCCCTCGCCGCGCAGCGCGCCACGCTGGCCCAAGCCCGCCGCGAGGCCGCGCGCAACCACTCGCTGACCGACCTGGTAGCCGCCGAGGCCCGCGAGGAAGGCGACGCCAAGGTGCAGTTGGGCGAGGCCACCCTGGCCGCCGCCGAGGCCGCCGTCGGCCTGGCCCGGCTGAACCTGGAGCGCACCACGATCAAAAGCCCGGTGGACGGCTATCTGAACGACCGCACCCCGCGCGCCGGCGACTACGCCGCCAGCGGCCGCGCGGTGCTGTCCATCGTCGACTCCCATTCCTTCCACGTGGACGGCTACTTCGAGGAAACCAAGCTGGGCGGCGTGGAGCTCAACCAGCCGGTGGACATCCGGATCATGGGCGAATCGCGCAAGCTGCGCGGCCACGTGCAGAGCATCGCCGCCGGCATCGAAAACCGCGACCGCAGCAACGGCGCCTCGCTGCTGCCCAACGTCAACCCCACCTTCAACTGGGTGCGGCTGGCGCAGCGCATCCCGGTCCGGATCGCGCTGGACGAAGTGCCGGCCAATTTCCGGCTGATCGCCGGCCGCACCGCCACCGTGTCGGTGCGCCAGGGAGGCCGTTCATGA
- a CDS encoding efflux transporter outer membrane subunit, with protein MKAARKLSALVLAGALAGCAAVGPDYHLPSQAALGKPAANAAFLSASAPAFAQQPVPAGWWRLYDDARLDTLVAEALAANADIRAAAANLRKALAVEASVNAERDPHASVSAAVQRAQDSGEAYLIEKKLPVANVGDGGLKIGYEIDLFGKLARAEEAARAGTQASEAAMDLARTTVAAETVRAYVQGCAAGHQLAVAKHELDLQNRGVAVAKRMQSAGRGRATDVERAQAQADIQRAALPRLQAEQDAARFRLAALLGKTPAELPAAACSDLPRLKRPLPVGDGAALLKRRPDVRAAERKLAAATARIGVAAAQLYPSVSLGASAGVTGLLEHAGEDRTRRWSLGPLISWTIPDSGARARVKAAEAEADAALAHFDGVVLNALRETETALTFYAKDLERNADLRSARDNARAAAQDNRRLYAAGRAPYLASLDADRALAGNESALAASDAQVALDQVNLFLALGGGWEQIPR; from the coding sequence ATGAAAGCCGCGCGCAAGCTGAGCGCGCTGGTCCTGGCCGGCGCGCTGGCCGGCTGCGCCGCCGTCGGTCCGGATTACCATCTGCCATCGCAGGCCGCGCTGGGCAAGCCCGCCGCCAACGCCGCCTTCCTGTCCGCGAGCGCCCCGGCATTCGCCCAGCAGCCCGTCCCCGCCGGCTGGTGGCGGCTGTATGACGACGCCAGGCTGGACACGCTGGTGGCAGAAGCGTTGGCCGCCAACGCCGACATCCGCGCCGCCGCCGCCAATCTGCGCAAGGCGCTGGCGGTGGAGGCATCGGTCAACGCCGAGCGCGACCCGCACGCCAGCGTGTCCGCCGCCGTCCAGCGCGCGCAAGACTCCGGCGAGGCGTATTTGATCGAGAAAAAGCTGCCGGTGGCCAATGTCGGCGACGGCGGGCTGAAGATAGGCTACGAGATCGACCTGTTCGGCAAACTGGCCCGCGCCGAGGAAGCCGCCCGCGCCGGCACCCAGGCTTCCGAAGCCGCGATGGACCTGGCGCGGACCACGGTGGCGGCGGAAACCGTGCGCGCCTATGTGCAAGGCTGCGCGGCCGGACACCAGCTGGCGGTGGCCAAACATGAACTCGACCTGCAGAACCGCGGCGTGGCGGTGGCCAAGCGCATGCAGTCCGCCGGGCGGGGCCGCGCCACCGACGTGGAACGCGCCCAGGCCCAGGCCGACATCCAGCGCGCCGCGCTGCCGCGGCTGCAGGCGGAACAGGACGCCGCCCGCTTCCGCCTGGCCGCGCTGCTGGGCAAGACGCCGGCCGAGCTGCCCGCCGCCGCCTGCTCCGACCTGCCGCGGCTGAAGCGGCCGCTGCCGGTCGGCGACGGCGCGGCGCTGCTCAAGCGCCGCCCTGACGTGCGCGCGGCGGAGCGCAAGCTCGCCGCCGCCACCGCCCGCATCGGCGTGGCCGCCGCCCAGCTCTATCCCAGCGTCAGCCTGGGCGCGTCGGCCGGCGTCACCGGCCTGCTGGAGCACGCGGGCGAAGACCGCACCCGGCGCTGGAGCCTGGGACCGCTGATCAGTTGGACCATTCCGGACAGCGGCGCGCGCGCCCGGGTGAAGGCGGCCGAAGCCGAAGCCGACGCGGCGCTCGCCCATTTCGACGGCGTGGTGCTGAACGCGCTGCGCGAAACCGAAACCGCGCTGACCTTCTACGCCAAGGACCTGGAGCGCAACGCCGACCTGCGCTCGGCGCGCGACAACGCCCGCGCCGCGGCGCAGGACAATCGCCGCCTGTACGCGGCGGGACGCGCGCCCTACCTGGCCAGCCTGGACGCGGACCGCGCGCTGGCCGGCAACGAATCGGCGCTGGCCGCCTCGGACGCGCAAGTGGCGCTGGACCAGGTCAATCTGTTCCTGGCGCTGGGCGGCGGCTGGGAGCAGATCCCACGTTGA
- a CDS encoding alpha/beta hydrolase — protein MNLAIEQNDDMKQEVIFLSEDLELVGHLYRPADYQPQKRYPAIVVSHPFTGVKEQVAGRYAERLAQAGYLALAFDTAYQGESEGLPRHLETPHSRAEGIKSAVSYLSNLPDVDPERIGALGIAAGGGYAVFAARTDTRIKAVAAVNAVCQGSLLREGLNGSRTPEQLQSLLAAAAEDRTAQDRGEAAATRSALAETAQAAAEQPQRLLREAYDYYRTPRGRHPNAENRFVVSGLDALAGFDAFARIDMLAPRPLLMIAGAEADTRYFSERAIAAAAEPKELCLIAWASHFDLYDREPCVAAAAARLKVFFDLSLA, from the coding sequence TTGAACCTCGCAATCGAACAGAACGACGATATGAAACAGGAAGTGATTTTTCTCAGCGAAGACCTGGAACTGGTCGGCCATCTCTACCGCCCCGCCGATTACCAGCCACAGAAGCGCTACCCGGCCATCGTGGTCAGCCACCCGTTCACCGGCGTCAAGGAACAAGTGGCCGGGCGCTACGCCGAGCGTCTGGCGCAGGCCGGCTATCTCGCGCTGGCGTTCGACACCGCCTACCAGGGCGAGAGCGAGGGCCTGCCGCGCCATCTGGAAACGCCCCATTCGCGCGCCGAGGGGATCAAGTCGGCGGTCAGCTATCTGTCCAACCTGCCCGATGTCGATCCGGAACGCATCGGCGCGCTGGGCATCGCCGCCGGCGGCGGCTACGCGGTGTTCGCCGCCCGCACCGACACGCGCATCAAGGCCGTGGCCGCCGTCAACGCCGTCTGCCAGGGCAGCCTGCTGCGCGAAGGCCTGAACGGCAGCCGCACGCCCGAACAGCTGCAAAGCCTGCTCGCCGCCGCTGCCGAAGACCGCACCGCCCAGGACCGCGGCGAAGCCGCCGCCACCCGCAGCGCGCTGGCGGAAACGGCGCAGGCCGCGGCCGAACAGCCGCAGCGGCTGCTGCGCGAGGCCTACGACTACTACCGCACGCCGCGCGGCCGCCACCCCAACGCGGAAAACCGTTTCGTGGTGTCGGGCCTGGACGCGCTGGCCGGCTTCGACGCCTTCGCCCGCATCGATATGCTGGCCCCGCGGCCGCTGCTGATGATAGCCGGGGCCGAGGCCGACACCCGCTACTTCAGCGAGCGGGCCATCGCCGCCGCCGCGGAGCCTAAGGAGCTGTGCCTGATCGCCTGGGCCTCGCACTTCGACCTGTACGACCGCGAGCCCTGCGTGGCCGCCGCGGCGGCCAGGCTGAAAGTTTTCTTCGACCTTAGCCTGGCCTAG
- a CDS encoding YkgJ family cysteine cluster protein — translation MSEKSNPCQSCGACCASFRVSFYWAEADDGGGLVPGHLTEKLNDWTRCMRGTWSTSPRCVALRGEVGGSVGCGVYPLRPSPCREVEAGSAQCLKARASHGLPALWEAPVAANEAEPLLAG, via the coding sequence ATGAGTGAAAAAAGCAATCCCTGCCAATCCTGCGGCGCGTGCTGCGCCAGCTTCCGCGTTTCTTTCTACTGGGCCGAGGCCGATGACGGCGGCGGCCTGGTGCCCGGCCATCTTACCGAAAAACTCAACGACTGGACCCGCTGCATGCGCGGCACCTGGTCCACCAGCCCGCGCTGCGTCGCCTTGCGGGGCGAAGTGGGCGGCAGCGTCGGCTGCGGCGTCTATCCGCTGCGGCCCAGTCCCTGCCGCGAAGTGGAGGCCGGTTCGGCGCAGTGCCTGAAGGCGCGCGCCAGCCACGGCCTGCCCGCGCTGTGGGAAGCGCCGGTCGCGGCCAACGAGGCCGAGCCGCTGCTGGCCGGCTAG
- a CDS encoding TIGR03862 family flavoprotein, with protein sequence MSDSTRRGVAIIGGGPAGLMAAEVLAQRGYAVDVYDAMPSVGRKFLLAGIGGLNLTHSEPYPAFVGRYGDRAEQVEPLLKNFDADALRAWAHGLGVETFVGSSGRVFPREMKAAPLLRAWLSRLREAGARIHVRHRWQGWSADGSLKFDTPDGELAVRADATLLALGGGSWKKLGSDGRWMPWLAEKGVATAPLLPSNCGFDAGWSDFFADKFAGEPLKSVGLAFQGGDGREFKRVGECVITQSGIEGSLVYACSALLRDEIARAGSATCYLDLIPAWDEARVLAEVSHPRGSRSLSSHLQSRLNLKGARAGILRECLDKESFQNPAMLAAAIKRLPVTVTAARPIDEAISTAGGVCFSALDARQMLAALPGVFCAGEMLDWEAPTGGYLLTACFASGRAAGQGIADWLEAAR encoded by the coding sequence ATGAGTGACAGCACAAGGCGCGGCGTCGCCATCATCGGCGGCGGTCCGGCGGGCCTGATGGCGGCCGAGGTACTGGCGCAGCGCGGTTATGCGGTGGATGTGTACGACGCGATGCCGTCGGTGGGCCGCAAATTCCTGCTGGCGGGCATCGGCGGCCTCAACCTCACCCATTCCGAACCCTACCCAGCCTTCGTCGGCCGTTATGGCGACCGCGCGGAACAGGTCGAGCCGCTGCTGAAAAATTTCGACGCCGACGCGCTGCGCGCCTGGGCGCATGGCTTGGGGGTGGAGACTTTCGTCGGCAGTTCCGGCCGGGTGTTTCCGCGCGAGATGAAGGCGGCGCCGCTGCTGCGCGCCTGGCTCAGCCGGCTGCGCGAGGCCGGCGCGCGCATCCACGTGCGCCACCGCTGGCAGGGCTGGAGCGCCGACGGCAGCCTGAAGTTCGACACGCCGGACGGCGAACTGGCGGTGCGCGCCGACGCCACGCTGCTGGCGCTGGGCGGCGGCAGCTGGAAGAAGCTGGGCTCGGACGGCCGCTGGATGCCGTGGCTGGCGGAAAAGGGGGTGGCCACCGCGCCGCTGCTGCCGTCCAACTGCGGCTTCGACGCCGGCTGGAGCGATTTCTTCGCCGACAAGTTCGCCGGCGAGCCGCTGAAGTCGGTCGGCCTGGCCTTCCAGGGCGGCGACGGCCGCGAATTCAAGCGCGTCGGCGAGTGCGTGATCACCCAGAGCGGCATCGAGGGCAGCCTGGTCTACGCCTGCTCGGCGCTGCTGCGCGACGAGATCGCCCGCGCCGGCTCCGCCACCTGCTATCTGGACCTGATCCCTGCCTGGGACGAGGCCCGGGTGCTGGCCGAGGTGTCGCATCCGCGCGGCTCGCGCTCGCTGTCCAGCCATCTGCAGAGCCGGCTCAACCTGAAGGGCGCGCGCGCCGGCATCCTGCGCGAATGCCTGGACAAGGAAAGCTTCCAGAACCCGGCCATGCTCGCCGCCGCGATCAAGCGTTTGCCCGTGACCGTGACCGCGGCGCGGCCCATCGACGAGGCGATCAGCACCGCCGGCGGCGTCTGCTTCTCCGCGCTGGACGCGCGGCAGATGCTGGCCGCGCTGCCCGGCGTGTTCTGCGCCGGCGAGATGCTGGACTGGGAAGCGCCGACCGGCGGCTATCTATTGACTGCCTGTTTCGCCAGCGGCCGCGCGGCGGGGCAAGGCATCGCCGACTGGCTGGAGGCGGCAAGATAG
- a CDS encoding methyl-accepting chemotaxis protein has protein sequence MRKFSDWPIWLRLTGAIWTCLVLAWGGLIAWETQASREIAVEQAKDLAHSMNEMTLAGLTGMMITGTVGQRDVFLDQIRELSAVRDLRVIRGDAVSKQFGPGSAGDKARPGDEIERAALRDGKPHIAIESTPQLGEHLRVVYPALASANYLGKNCLACHQVADKTPLGVVSMRISLEKPYAAVDAFRTQSILFALFASLPMLAVVYLFIRRFVTRPLREMSQGLAELAKGEGDLTRRLPERSQDEIGVTARLFNQMLGTVAGLVRQVSDSAEAVAQSSRRLSDGAGQLAASSHRQNSQSQAAAEAVEQLAAHIGEIAGKAEHVSSGAEESLQRSEQGRQSLHRLQREVGQVESAVQLMAQAESDLVNSTAVITHMTKEVREIAEQTNLLALNAAIEAARAGEQGRGFAVVADEVRKLAEKSARSASEIDAVTGSLNDKTDAVRQAVSAGLQSLEASRHSTASVAEVLDAANQSVAEVRSGLRQIVEVTEQQRRSSQTVNANIDAIAGMARANDADIRETVGAAEELEALAKRLTDSVSRFRV, from the coding sequence ATGAGAAAATTTTCCGATTGGCCGATCTGGCTGCGCCTGACCGGCGCGATCTGGACCTGTCTGGTGCTGGCCTGGGGCGGCCTGATCGCCTGGGAAACCCAGGCCAGCCGCGAGATCGCCGTGGAGCAGGCCAAGGACCTGGCCCACAGCATGAACGAGATGACCCTGGCCGGCCTGACCGGCATGATGATCACCGGCACCGTCGGCCAGCGCGACGTGTTCCTGGACCAGATCCGCGAACTGTCGGCGGTGCGCGACTTGCGCGTGATACGCGGCGACGCGGTCAGCAAGCAGTTCGGCCCCGGCAGCGCCGGCGACAAGGCCCGGCCGGGAGACGAAATCGAGCGCGCGGCCTTGCGCGACGGCAAACCGCATATCGCCATAGAATCCACCCCGCAATTGGGCGAGCACCTGCGCGTGGTCTACCCGGCGCTGGCCTCCGCCAACTACCTGGGCAAAAACTGCCTGGCCTGCCACCAAGTGGCCGACAAGACGCCGCTAGGCGTGGTCAGCATGCGGATTTCGCTGGAGAAGCCGTATGCGGCGGTCGACGCCTTCCGCACCCAGAGCATATTGTTCGCGCTGTTCGCCTCGCTGCCGATGCTGGCGGTGGTCTACCTGTTCATCCGCCGCTTCGTCACCCGCCCGCTGCGGGAAATGTCCCAGGGCCTGGCCGAGCTGGCCAAGGGCGAGGGCGACCTCACCCGCCGTTTGCCGGAGCGCAGCCAAGACGAGATCGGCGTCACCGCCCGCCTGTTCAACCAGATGCTGGGCACCGTGGCCGGCCTGGTGCGCCAGGTCAGCGACAGCGCCGAGGCGGTGGCGCAATCGTCCCGCCGCCTGTCGGACGGCGCCGGCCAGCTGGCCGCCAGCTCCCACCGCCAGAACAGCCAGTCCCAGGCCGCCGCCGAGGCGGTGGAGCAATTGGCCGCCCACATCGGCGAGATCGCCGGCAAGGCCGAGCATGTCAGCAGCGGCGCAGAGGAAAGCCTGCAGCGCTCGGAACAGGGCCGGCAGAGCCTGCACCGGCTGCAGCGCGAAGTGGGCCAGGTGGAAAGCGCGGTGCAACTGATGGCGCAGGCGGAGAGCGACCTGGTCAACTCCACCGCCGTGATCACCCACATGACCAAGGAAGTGCGCGAGATCGCCGAACAGACCAATCTCTTGGCGTTGAACGCGGCGATCGAAGCCGCGCGCGCCGGCGAACAGGGCCGCGGCTTCGCCGTGGTGGCCGACGAGGTGCGCAAGCTGGCGGAGAAATCGGCCAGGTCCGCCAGCGAGATCGACGCCGTCACCGGCTCGCTCAACGACAAGACCGACGCGGTGCGCCAGGCGGTGAGCGCCGGCCTGCAGTCGCTGGAAGCCAGCCGCCACTCCACCGCCAGCGTGGCCGAGGTGCTGGACGCGGCCAACCAGTCGGTGGCCGAGGTGCGCAGCGGCCTCAGGCAGATCGTGGAAGTCACCGAGCAACAGCGCCGCTCCAGCCAGACGGTGAACGCCAATATCGACGCCATCGCCGGCATGGCCCGCGCCAACGACGCCGACATCCGCGAAACCGTGGGCGCGGCCGAGGAACTGGAGGCGCTGGCCAAGCGGCTGACCGACTCAGTGTCGCGTTTCCGGGTGTGA
- the dbpA gene encoding ATP-dependent RNA helicase DbpA yields MKPAAFSTLPLPAPLLSNLDSLGYHQMTAIQAASLPAILEGRDLIAQAKTGSGKTAAFGLGLLSSINPRWFGVQALVMCPTRELADQVAQEIRRLARAIDNIKVVTLTGGTPMGPQIGSLEHGAHIVVGTPGRLQDHLFRETLNLTGVKTLVLDEADRMIDMGFIEEIVGIVRACPRTRQTLLFSATYPEDIRKASAQFLKNPVEVKVESLHKADHIEQWFYKVKPETRLETVSRILRHLRPTSALAFCNTRERCKELVRELQEQGFHALTLHGDLEQRERDQILLRFANKSATVLVATDVAARGLDIKELDVVINVDVTHDPEVHIHRIGRTGRGEQHGLALTLATDSEAKRLVQIENYQQAELTWADVEELTPAPGGPLLPPMVTLEIAGGKREKLRPGDLLGALTGEAGFAGSQIGKINIFEFNSFVALDRAIAEDALAKLSRGKIKGKQFKMRLVG; encoded by the coding sequence GTGAAACCAGCCGCTTTTTCCACCCTGCCCCTGCCCGCTCCCTTGCTGTCCAACCTGGACAGCCTGGGCTACCACCAGATGACCGCCATCCAGGCCGCCAGCCTGCCCGCCATTCTGGAAGGCCGCGACCTGATCGCCCAGGCCAAGACCGGCAGCGGCAAGACGGCTGCGTTCGGCCTGGGCCTGTTGTCCAGCATCAATCCGCGCTGGTTCGGCGTGCAGGCGCTGGTGATGTGCCCGACGCGCGAGCTGGCCGATCAGGTGGCGCAGGAAATCCGCCGCCTGGCGCGCGCCATCGACAATATCAAGGTGGTGACGCTGACCGGCGGCACGCCGATGGGACCGCAGATCGGCTCGCTGGAGCACGGCGCCCATATCGTCGTCGGCACGCCGGGCCGGCTGCAGGACCACCTGTTCCGCGAAACGCTGAACCTGACCGGCGTGAAGACGCTGGTGCTGGACGAGGCGGACCGCATGATAGACATGGGCTTCATCGAGGAAATCGTCGGCATCGTCCGCGCCTGCCCGAGAACCCGCCAGACCCTGCTGTTCTCGGCCACCTATCCGGAAGACATCCGCAAGGCCAGCGCGCAGTTCCTGAAAAATCCGGTGGAAGTGAAGGTGGAGTCGCTGCACAAGGCCGACCACATCGAGCAGTGGTTCTACAAGGTGAAGCCGGAAACCCGGCTGGAGACGGTCAGCCGCATCCTGCGCCACCTACGCCCCACTTCGGCGCTGGCCTTCTGCAACACCCGCGAGCGCTGCAAAGAGCTGGTGCGCGAGCTGCAGGAACAGGGCTTCCACGCGCTGACGCTGCACGGCGACCTGGAGCAGCGCGAGCGCGACCAGATCCTGCTGCGCTTCGCCAACAAGAGCGCCACCGTGCTGGTGGCCACCGACGTGGCGGCGCGCGGCCTGGACATCAAGGAGCTGGACGTGGTGATCAATGTCGACGTCACCCACGATCCGGAAGTGCACATCCACCGCATCGGCCGCACCGGCCGCGGCGAGCAGCACGGCCTGGCGCTGACCCTGGCCACCGACAGCGAAGCCAAGCGCCTGGTGCAGATCGAAAACTACCAGCAGGCCGAGCTGACCTGGGCCGACGTCGAAGAGCTGACCCCGGCGCCGGGCGGCCCGCTGCTGCCGCCGATGGTGACGCTGGAGATCGCCGGCGGCAAACGCGAGAAGCTGCGCCCGGGCGACCTGTTGGGCGCGCTGACCGGCGAGGCCGGCTTCGCCGGCAGCCAGATCGGCAAGATCAACATCTTCGAGTTCAACAGCTTCGTCGCGCTGGACCGCGCCATCGCCGAAGACGCGCTGGCCAAGCTATCCCGCGGCAAGATCAAGGGCAAGCAGTTCAAGATGCGCTTGGTCGGCTGA
- a CDS encoding glycerophosphodiester phosphodiesterase, with protein MSHVQAHSDVGGQPDRSLTRLNEGEKQTMLQSRGYSEMLKERTGHHLLLTAHRGTGPTSVFGSTFPDKYLPENSLQAIKAAILDGADAIEIDIFKSGDGKVVVTHDDEIWRNAFGADRSGAQLPAGETKESYLVGQKTVAELQKIPLGRNGETMPTLAEVMELVNDANQTLTQCGKNPIILNIELKDAGAVTEMLDLLAEGSNGQSATPLENIVFCSFKHEALKELKERAEQRGMMGINIAPGIKTADLFGKDNMNPDFSLKDPAAGYHPQAMDNLRALVEGNGFQGYDGILWDLRQPIVDLAVAGNKAIHASTSDFRQYADNRDFSHVLLELSKRVDTFFKCDNVDDARKVLLESSILLNGIGIQMMHKQTENGEDCFYFYRPSDQQDISGILQSGANKPIAYSKLGRD; from the coding sequence ATGTCTCATGTCCAGGCGCATTCCGATGTCGGCGGGCAGCCGGATCGCAGCCTGACCCGGCTGAACGAGGGCGAAAAGCAAACCATGCTGCAGTCCCGCGGCTATAGCGAGATGCTGAAGGAACGCACCGGCCACCACCTGTTGCTGACGGCACATCGCGGCACCGGCCCCACCAGCGTGTTCGGCTCCACCTTTCCGGACAAATACCTGCCGGAAAACAGCCTGCAGGCGATCAAGGCCGCCATCCTGGACGGGGCGGACGCTATCGAGATCGACATCTTCAAGTCCGGAGACGGCAAGGTGGTGGTCACCCACGACGACGAAATCTGGCGCAACGCTTTCGGGGCCGACCGCAGCGGCGCCCAGCTCCCGGCAGGGGAGACCAAGGAGTCTTACCTGGTCGGGCAGAAGACGGTGGCGGAGTTGCAAAAGATCCCGCTCGGCCGCAATGGCGAAACGATGCCGACGCTCGCCGAGGTGATGGAGCTGGTCAACGACGCCAACCAGACGCTGACGCAGTGCGGCAAGAATCCGATCATTCTCAATATCGAGCTGAAAGACGCCGGCGCCGTCACCGAGATGCTGGACCTGCTGGCCGAAGGCTCGAATGGACAGTCCGCCACGCCGCTGGAAAACATCGTGTTCTGTTCGTTCAAGCACGAGGCGCTGAAGGAGTTGAAGGAGCGGGCGGAGCAAAGAGGGATGATGGGCATCAATATCGCGCCCGGCATCAAGACCGCGGATCTGTTCGGCAAGGACAATATGAATCCGGACTTTTCGCTGAAGGATCCCGCCGCGGGCTATCACCCGCAAGCGATGGATAATCTGCGCGCGCTGGTGGAGGGCAACGGCTTCCAGGGCTATGACGGCATTTTGTGGGACCTGCGCCAGCCCATCGTCGATCTGGCGGTGGCCGGCAACAAGGCGATCCATGCGTCGACCTCCGACTTCCGCCAGTATGCCGACAATCGGGACTTCTCCCATGTGCTGCTGGAGTTGAGCAAGCGCGTCGACACCTTCTTCAAGTGCGACAACGTCGACGACGCCCGCAAGGTGCTGCTGGAATCCAGCATTCTGTTGAACGGCATCGGCATCCAGATGATGCACAAGCAGACGGAAAACGGCGAGGACTGTTTCTACTTCTATCGCCCGAGCGACCAGCAGGACATCAGCGGCATCCTGCAGAGCGGCGCCAACAAGCCGATTGCCTACTCCAAGCTGGGACGCGACTGA
- the tauD gene encoding taurine dioxygenase has protein sequence MSLQLTRLSPALGAVVEGIDLARPLDDERRRALSEALLRHQVLFFRGQDITPLQQRNFAVRFGDLHTHPIYPQHPDAREIMVLDTDAVDLQDNAVWHTDVTFIETPPLGAVLAARQLPELGGDTLWASGIAAYEALSASLKARLDGLSAVHDFAKSFPLARYGLTDDDRRRWDETRRKHPPISHPLVRIHPESGRRALFVSEGFTVAVNDLPEAEGQALLQFLFAHQSRPEFSIRWRWQPGDVAFWDNRCTIHYAVDDYRPARRVMHRATILGDRPY, from the coding sequence ATGAGTTTGCAATTGACCCGCCTGAGCCCGGCGCTGGGCGCGGTGGTGGAGGGGATAGACCTGGCGCGGCCCTTGGACGACGAGCGGCGCCGGGCATTGAGCGAGGCGCTGCTGCGCCATCAGGTGCTGTTTTTCCGCGGCCAGGACATCACGCCGCTGCAGCAGCGCAATTTCGCGGTGCGCTTCGGCGACCTGCATACCCACCCGATCTACCCGCAGCATCCGGACGCGCGCGAGATCATGGTGCTGGACACCGACGCGGTGGATTTGCAGGACAACGCGGTCTGGCACACCGACGTCACCTTCATCGAAACCCCGCCGCTGGGCGCGGTGCTGGCGGCGCGGCAACTGCCGGAACTGGGCGGCGACACGCTGTGGGCCAGCGGCATCGCCGCCTACGAGGCGCTGTCGGCCAGCCTGAAAGCCAGGCTGGACGGCCTGAGCGCGGTTCACGACTTCGCCAAATCCTTTCCGCTGGCGCGTTACGGCCTGACCGACGACGACCGCCGCCGCTGGGACGAGACCCGGCGCAAGCATCCGCCGATCAGCCATCCGCTGGTGCGCATCCATCCGGAAAGCGGCCGCCGCGCGCTGTTCGTCAGCGAAGGCTTCACCGTCGCCGTCAACGACTTGCCGGAAGCCGAGGGCCAGGCGTTGCTGCAATTCCTGTTCGCCCACCAATCCCGGCCGGAGTTTTCGATACGTTGGCGCTGGCAGCCGGGCGACGTGGCGTTTTGGGACAATCGCTGCACCATCCATTACGCGGTGGACGATTACCGGCCGGCGCGGCGGGTGATGCACCGGGCGACGATACTGGGCGACCGTCCATACTAG